The genomic window TAAAAAAATCGTTATTAGTATGAAGGTTAAAAAAATAGATCGTCATTTCGACTGAAGCGCAGCGAAATGGAGAAATCTGTCTTGATAGATCTCTCCACTCCGCGTTGCTGCGGTCGAGAGGACGATTTGCGGAGAGGCTTTCAAGATGTTCAGAATAACGTAGAAATAGATCAAACAAAAAAAAGCCCCGAATTTAATCGAGGCTTCCAAATCATTCCTTATTGCGATGGTGGCGCCATCCGCCACATCTCCTTTTATATTCTTCCTTAAATTTTGCCCGCTCCTCTTCGTTCATCGAATCCCATTTGGCACGCATTCCCCGGGCACGTTCACGGAAACCATTATGTCCACCATGGCCACCTTTATTAAAGTTTCCAAAAAGCAACCTGCACAGCACAAGTAGACCGAGGGCTTGCCAATAATTAAGTTTGCCTGCATGTGCCACCTCAGGTAAAATCCAATTCCATAAAAACATAACCACATACCCCAATACCGCTGCAATAAGCACCGCCACGGGTAAAAAGAAAATAAATTTCTTGCGCCGATTAAAATTTCTATTCATC from Flavobacterium sp. W4I14 includes these protein-coding regions:
- a CDS encoding hypothetical protein (product_source=Hypo-rule applied; superfamily=47095; transmembrane_helix_parts=Inside_1_11,TMhelix_12_34,Outside_35_48,TMhelix_49_66,Inside_67_117) produces the protein MMNRNFNRRKKFIFFLPVAVLIAAVLGYVVMFLWNWILPEVAHAGKLNYWQALGLLVLCRLLFGNFNKGGHGGHNGFRERARGMRAKWDSMNEEERAKFKEEYKRRCGGWRHHRNKE